A genomic segment from Salvelinus alpinus chromosome 8, SLU_Salpinus.1, whole genome shotgun sequence encodes:
- the LOC139583417 gene encoding ribosome biogenesis regulatory protein homolog → MSDMLPKMDACSIEDVLAKAEQDEAEKLKSITVQKELDLEFDIGNLVAYDKNRIDIRQFREQKKDDFLRSLARDNTQLLINEIWKHPTERVEEVIVVKLPEPTTALPREKPPPKSRPPTKWEEFAKLKGIQKKKKTNLVWDDVAKEWKRRWGYKRVNDGTKEWLIEVPETADPNEDQFAKRNKAKKEKVAKNELHRLRNIARAQKIKVPGVGLTPTAQQSTTDLIRAVNVAKVSTASAGKFQDRLPKEKAPRNTGKKRKFQPVIGNFSNEKQRQLDLLKVMDSKKPRLDVNKAVNKQMREDDREESAAKFRKGGKKGRKGGNFSGKGKGGSGKGKGGAKGRAGGKGQGPPGGKKGAGKR, encoded by the coding sequence ATGTCGGACATGCTTCCAAAAATGGATGCGTGCAGTATAGAAGACGTGCTTGCTAAAGCTGAACAAGATGAGGCTGAAAAACTCAAAAGTATCACCGTTCAAAAAGAACTGGACCTTGAGTTTGACATCGGAAACCTGGTCGCATACGACAAGAACCGTATTGACATTCGACAGTTCCGTGAACAGAAGAAAGACGATTTCCTGCGCTCGCTAGCTCGTGACAACACGCAGCTCCTGATCAACGAGATATGGAAGCATcccacagagagagtagaggaggtaATCGTAGTCAAACTACCCGAGCCGACCACTGCACTGCCGAGAGAGAAGCCCCCACCGAAGTCCAGGCCTCCAACCAAATGGGAGGAATTCGCCAAACTGAAGGGGATCCAAAAGAAGAAGAAAACGAACCTGGTATGGGACGATGTTGCCAAAGAGTGGAAGCGGCGTTGGGGCTACAAGCGTGTTAATGATGGCACGAAAGAGTGGCTGATTGAGGTCCCCGAAACAGCCGACCCCAACGAGGACCAATTTGCCAAACGGAACAAAGCCAAGAAGGAGAAGGTTGCAAAAAACGAGCTGCATCGCCTGAGGAACATAGCCAGGGCACAGAAGATCAAAGTACCAGGTGTTGGACTCACACCGACCGCGCAGCAATCCACAACTGACCTGATTAGGGCTGTCAATGTGGCCAAGGTATCCACAGCGTCCGCAGGTAAATTCCAAGACCGCCTACCGAAGGAGAAAGCTCCCAGAAACACCGGGAAGAAGAGGAAATTCCAGCCTGTCATCGGTAACTTTTCCAATGAAAAGCAGAGGCAGCTGGATCTGCTCAAAGTGATGGACAGTAAGAAACCTCGTCTAGACGTCAACAAAGCTGTAAACAAACAAATGCGTGAGGATGACCGAGAGGAGTCTGCAGCGAAATTTAGGAAGGGGGGGAAGAAGGGACGCAAGGGTGGTAATTTCTCTGGAAAGGGAAAGGGTGGGAGTGGAAAGGGTAAAGGAGGTGCCAAAGGAAGAGCAGGGGGTAAAGGTCAAGGACCACCTGGAGGTAAAAAAGGAGCTGGGAAACGCTAA